A genomic segment from Lates calcarifer isolate ASB-BC8 linkage group LG13, TLL_Latcal_v3, whole genome shotgun sequence encodes:
- the LOC108878137 gene encoding membrane-associated phosphatidylinositol transfer protein 2 isoform X4 has translation MLIKEYRIPMPMSVEEYRIAQLYMIQKKSREESCGEGSGVEILENKPYTDGPGGIGQYTHKVYHIGMHIPSWFRSILPKAALRVEEESWNAYPYTRTRYTCPFVEKFSIDIETYYKPDTGNQGDVFNMSAAEKRQRTIDPIDIVTDPIPPHEYKAEEDPRLYKSVKTQRGPLQDDWIEEYNNNPGKTPIMCAYKLCKVEFRYWGMQSKIERFIHDVGLRKVMVRAHRQAWCWQDEWYGLTIEDIRQLELETQLALARKMAQFSQAEEATEANGGAPCPDKDQEVKEAISSIEAEEVVVSSAGETLQPRGVLTKQWSTSSRSSRSSKRGVSPSRHSISEWRMQSIARDSDDSSDEEFFDAHEDLSDGEEVFPKEIAKWNSNDLMDKIEAADTEETSGELFKEMTVDYERATSEERLDEESSSQQCLQPSKIHVLILVLHGGNILDTGGGDQNSKQADVNTISTAFDTVMRVHYPAALGRIAIRLVPCPAICAEAFSLVSNLSPYSYDEGCLSSSQDHIPLAALPLLATSAPQYQEAVATVIVRANQVYTDFLKSLDGSAFSGQVCLIGDCVGGILGFDALCSSNQTVNESQNSSRRGSVVSVQDQDLLSPGIIVNSGHGSSSPTLEGSRHLSRSNIDIPRAGAGDDTKRQLPRKRSDSSTYELDTIKQHQAFLSSLHSSVLRNDAASRRSSSSTMLDGGSLGKFEFEVSDFFLFGSPLGLVLALRKTVIPMLDVAQLRPACQQVYNLFHPADPSASRLEPLLERKFHLLPPFNVPRYQRFPLGDGNSALLADVVQSHGGVFMDSSYPSSPVTGPLSRGQRRASEVSIASQVSGMADSYTATNIANIAARWWGTKRLDFALYCPDALTAFPTVALPHLFHASYWESTDVVSFLLRQVMRHENSSILELDGKEVSEFTPSKPREKWLRKRTHVKIRNVTANHRVNDAVFTEDSQQVVTGRFMYGPLDMVTLAGEKVDLHIMTQPPSGEWVYFNTEVTNSSGRVSFIIPEDKRLGIGVYPVKMVVRGDHTFADSYLTVIPRGTEFVVFSIDGSFAASVSIMGSDPKVRAGAVDVVRHWQDLGYLIIYVTGRPDMQKQRVVAWLSQHNFPHGIVSFCDGLVHDPLRHKANFLKALTEAHLKIFAGYGSTKDISVYTSIGLPPSQIYIVGRPSKKMQHQCQFITEGYAAHLSQLEYNHRSRPAKSSSARMVLRKGSFGLGANSDFLRKRNHLLRTISSQPAPSSPTGSIHNRPERTQSQSDSERLERERLERGHSHSQGATQRSMSITASCWGRSSSTKLEPGVLSPK, from the exons ATGCTTATCAAGGAGTACCGCATCCCCATGCCCATGAGTGTGGAGGAGTACCGCATCGCCCAGCTCTACATGATCCAG aaaaagagcagagaagagagctGTGGTGAAGGTAGTGGGGTGGAAATCCTAGAGAATAAGCCCTACACAGATGGACCAGGTGGGATAGGCCAGTACACCCACAAGGTCTACCATATTGGCATGCATATTCCTAGCTGGTTCCGCTCCATCTTGCCCAAAGCGGCACTGAGAGTTGAAGAGGAGTCCTGGAACGCCTACCCTTACACCCGCACCAG ATACACCTGTCCCTTTGTTGAGAAGTTCTCCATTGATATTGAAACGTACTACAAACCTGACACAGGCAACCAAGGAGATGTATTCAACATGTCTGCAGCAGAGAAGCGGCAGAGGACTATTG ACCCAATCGACATAGTGACAGATCCCATCCCCCCTCATGAGTACAAAGCAGAGGAGGACCCGCGGCTCTACAAGTCAGTCAAGACCCAGAGGGGTCCTCTGCAAGATGACTGGATAGAGGAGTACAACAATAACCCAGGGAAGACCCCCATCATGTGTGCCTACAAATTGTGCAAGGTGGAGTTCCGCTACTGGGGCATGCAGTCGAAGATTGAACGCTTCATTCATGATGTTG GACTGAGAAAGGTGATGGTGCGTGCCCACCGGCAGGCCTGGTGCTGGCAGGACGAGTGGTACGGTCTGACCATAGAGGACATCAGGCAGCTGGAGCTGGAAACCCAGCTGGCCCTGGCCAGGAAGATGGCTCAGTTCAGTCAGGCAGAGGAGGCCACTGAGGCCAACGGAGGTGCCCCATGTCCGGACAAAGACCAAGAGGTTAAAGAGGCGATCAGCTCCATTGAGGCTGAGGAGGTGGTTGTCAGCTCAGCGGGAGAGACTCTCCAGCCACGAGGTGTACTCACCAAGCAGTGGTCCACCTCCTCCCGATCATCCCGCTCATCcaagagaggag tgagcCCGTCACGTCACAGCATCTCAGAGTGGAGGATGCAGAGCATAGCACGAGACTCCGACGACAGCTCGGACGAGGAGTTCTTTGACGCTCATG AGGATCTCTCGGACGGTGAGGAGGTCTTCCCAAAGGAGATTGCCAAGTGGAACTCCAATGACCTCATGGACAAGATTGAAGCcgcagacacagaggaaacttCTG GTGAGCTGTTCAAGGAAATGACCGTGGATTATGAAAGGGCAACCAGTGAGGAAAGACTAGATGAG GAGAGCTCGTCCCAGCAGTGCCTGCAGCCCTCCAAGATCCATGTGCTGATCTTGGTTCTGCATGGGGGGAACATCCTGGATACAGGCGGAGGGGACCAGAACAGCAAGCAGGCGGACGTCAACACGATTAGTACGGCTTTTGACACAGTCATGCGTGTTCACTACCCTGCTGCGCTGGGACGCATCGCCATCCGCTTGGTACCCTGCCCTGCCATCTGTGCCGAGGCTTTCTCCCTGGTGTCCAA CCTGAGCCCTTACAGCTATGATGAGGGTTGTCTGTCCAGCAGCCAGGACCACATCCCGCTGGCAGCTCTGCCCCTCCTGGCCACGTCTGCTCCACAGTACCAAGAGGCTGTGGCCACCGTCATCGTCAGAGCCAACCAGGTGTACACCGATTTTCTAAAGTCTCTGGATGGGTCTGCCTTCTCTGGCCAG GTATGCCTCATTGGGGACTGTGTGGGAGGAATCTTGGGATTTGatgctctgtgcagcagcaaTCAGACAGTAAACGAAAGCCAGAACAGCAGTCGCAGGGGCAGTGTTGTCAGTGTACAG GATCAGGACCTCCTCTCTCCTGGCATCATTGTCAACAGCGGGCACGGGTCATCTTCTCCGACCCTGGAGGGCAGCCGCCACCTCAGTCGCAGTAACATCGACATCCCTCGTGCTGGTGCAGGTGACGACACCAAGAGACAACTGCCACGCAAGAGAAGTGACTCCTCCACCTACGAACTggacacaataaaacaacaccAGGCCTTCCTATCTAG CTTACACTCCAGTGTCTTGCGGAACGATGCAGCTTCACGCAGGTCGAGCAGCAGCACTATGCTGGATGGAGGCTCCCTGGGGAAGTTTGAATTTGAGGTGTctgactttttcctctttggCTCTCCACTTGGCTTGGTACTTGCCCTGAGAAAGACTGTCATCCCTATGTTAGATG TGGCCCAGCTGCGACCCGCCTGTCAGCAGGTCTATAACCTGTTCCATCCGGCCGATCCGTCAGCCTCTCGCCTGGAGCCTCTACTGGAGAGGAAATTTCACCTTCTGCCTCCCTTCAACGTGCCCCGTTACCAACGCTTTCCCCTGGGGGATGGAAACTCTGCCCTACTGG CGGATGTTGTTCAGTCTCATGGTGGTGTCTTCATGGACAGTTCGTACCCCTCATCCCCCGTAACGGGCCCCCTCTCCCGGGGCCAGCGGAGGGCCAGTGAGGTCAGCATTGCCAGCCAGGTCTCAGGAATGGCAGACAGTTACACTGCCACCAACATAGCCAACA TTGCAGCACGGTGGTGGGGCACAAAGCGGCTGGACTTTGCCCTGTACTGCCCCGATGCTCTGACCGCTTTCCCCACAGTGGCTTTACCGCACCTCTTCCATGCATCATACTGGGAGTCCACTGACGTTGTGTCTTTTCTCCTGAGACAG GTAATGAGGCATGAAAACTCCAGCATCCTGGAGCTTGACGGGAAAGAAGTGTCTGAATTCACCCCCTCCAAACCACGTGAGAAGTGGCTCCGCAAGAGGACTCATGTAAAGATCAGG AATGTGACTGCCAACCATCGGGTGAATGATGCAGTGTTCACTGAAGACAGCCAGCAGGTTGTGACAGGTCGCTTCATGTACGGCCCCCTGGACATGGTCACTCTTGCTGGGGAGAAG GTTGACCTTCACATCATGACCCAGCCTCCATCAGGAGAATGGGTGTACTTCAACACAGAGGTGACCAACAGCAGTGGCCGTGTGTCCTTTATCATCCCAGAAGACAAGCGTCTGGGCATCGGAGTCTACCCAGTTAAAATGGTTGTCAG AGGTGACCACACGTTTGCAGACAGCTACCTGACAGTTATTCCACGTGGCACAGAGTTTGTGGTATTCAGTATTGATGGATCTTTTGCTGCTAGTGTGTCAATCATGGGAAGTGACCCCAAAGTGCGGGCAGGAGCTGTGGATGTTGTCAG GCACTGGCAGGATTTAGGCTATTTGATCATCTATGTGACAGGGCGTCCAGACATGCAGAAGCAGCGGGTGGTGGCTTGGTTGTCTCAGCACAACTTCCCTCATGGCATCGTCTCCTTCTGTGACGGCCTGGTCCACGACCCGCTAAGACACAAGGCCAACTTCCTCAAGGCCTTGACAGAG GCTCACCTGAAGATTTTTGCTGGCTACGGATCAACCAAAGACATCTCAGTCTACACCTCCATtggcctccctccctcccaaaTATACATTGTCGGCAGACCTTCTAAGAAGATGCAGCACCAGTGCCAG
- the LOC108878137 gene encoding membrane-associated phosphatidylinositol transfer protein 2 isoform X2 has protein sequence MLIKEYRIPMPMSVEEYRIAQLYMIQKKSREESCGEGSGVEILENKPYTDGPGGIGQYTHKVYHIGMHIPSWFRSILPKAALRVEEESWNAYPYTRTRYTCPFVEKFSIDIETYYKPDTGNQGDVFNMSAAEKRQRTIDPIDIVTDPIPPHEYKAEEDPRLYKSVKTQRGPLQDDWIEEYNNNPGKTPIMCAYKLCKVEFRYWGMQSKIERFIHDVGLRKVMVRAHRQAWCWQDEWYGLTIEDIRQLELETQLALARKMAQFSQAEEATEANGGAPCPDKDQEVKEAISSIEAEEVVVSSAGETLQPRGVLTKQWSTSSRSSRSSKRGVSPSRHSISEWRMQSIARDSDDSSDEEFFDAHEDLSDGEEVFPKEIAKWNSNDLMDKIEAADTEETSGELFKEMTVDYERATSEERLDEESSSQQCLQPSKIHVLILVLHGGNILDTGGGDQNSKQADVNTISTAFDTVMRVHYPAALGRIAIRLVPCPAICAEAFSLVSNLSPYSYDEGCLSSSQDHIPLAALPLLATSAPQYQEAVATVIVRANQVYTDFLKSLDGSAFSGQVCLIGDCVGGILGFDALCSSNQTVNESQNSSRRGSVVSVQDQDLLSPGIIVNSGHGSSSPTLEGSRHLSRSNIDIPRAGAGDDTKRQLPRKRSDSSTYELDTIKQHQAFLSSLHSSVLRNDAASRRSSSSTMLDGGSLGKFEFEVSDFFLFGSPLGLVLALRKTVIPMLDVAQLRPACQQVYNLFHPADPSASRLEPLLERKFHLLPPFNVPRYQRFPLGDGNSALLADVVQSHGGVFMDSSYPSSPVTGPLSRGQRRASEVSIASQVSGMADSYTATNIANTKSCQFSQSKKFSLLSQLALSSQNKFFLKSPPKSRKKAVAGQAAESPDADLGAELDGEADCSEGLSPTGQYENCLSAGLDCAISDLVSLDSQAEVDQVAARWWGTKRLDFALYCPDALTAFPTVALPHLFHASYWESTDVVSFLLRQVMRHENSSILELDGKEVSEFTPSKPREKWLRKRTHVKIRNVTANHRVNDAVFTEDSQQVVTGRFMYGPLDMVTLAGEKVDLHIMTQPPSGEWVYFNTEVTNSSGRVSFIIPEDKRLGIGVYPVKMVVRGDHTFADSYLTVIPRGTEFVVFSIDGSFAASVSIMGSDPKVRAGAVDVVRHWQDLGYLIIYVTGRPDMQKQRVVAWLSQHNFPHGIVSFCDGLVHDPLRHKANFLKALTEAHLKIFAGYGSTKDISVYTSIGLPPSQIYIVGRPSKKMQHQCQFITEGYAAHLSQLEYNHRSRPAKSSSARMVLRKGSFGLGANSDFLRKRNHLLRTISSQPAPSSPTGSIHNRPERTQSQSDSERLERERLERGHSHSQGATQRSMSITASCWGRSSSTKLEPGVLSPK, from the exons ATGCTTATCAAGGAGTACCGCATCCCCATGCCCATGAGTGTGGAGGAGTACCGCATCGCCCAGCTCTACATGATCCAG aaaaagagcagagaagagagctGTGGTGAAGGTAGTGGGGTGGAAATCCTAGAGAATAAGCCCTACACAGATGGACCAGGTGGGATAGGCCAGTACACCCACAAGGTCTACCATATTGGCATGCATATTCCTAGCTGGTTCCGCTCCATCTTGCCCAAAGCGGCACTGAGAGTTGAAGAGGAGTCCTGGAACGCCTACCCTTACACCCGCACCAG ATACACCTGTCCCTTTGTTGAGAAGTTCTCCATTGATATTGAAACGTACTACAAACCTGACACAGGCAACCAAGGAGATGTATTCAACATGTCTGCAGCAGAGAAGCGGCAGAGGACTATTG ACCCAATCGACATAGTGACAGATCCCATCCCCCCTCATGAGTACAAAGCAGAGGAGGACCCGCGGCTCTACAAGTCAGTCAAGACCCAGAGGGGTCCTCTGCAAGATGACTGGATAGAGGAGTACAACAATAACCCAGGGAAGACCCCCATCATGTGTGCCTACAAATTGTGCAAGGTGGAGTTCCGCTACTGGGGCATGCAGTCGAAGATTGAACGCTTCATTCATGATGTTG GACTGAGAAAGGTGATGGTGCGTGCCCACCGGCAGGCCTGGTGCTGGCAGGACGAGTGGTACGGTCTGACCATAGAGGACATCAGGCAGCTGGAGCTGGAAACCCAGCTGGCCCTGGCCAGGAAGATGGCTCAGTTCAGTCAGGCAGAGGAGGCCACTGAGGCCAACGGAGGTGCCCCATGTCCGGACAAAGACCAAGAGGTTAAAGAGGCGATCAGCTCCATTGAGGCTGAGGAGGTGGTTGTCAGCTCAGCGGGAGAGACTCTCCAGCCACGAGGTGTACTCACCAAGCAGTGGTCCACCTCCTCCCGATCATCCCGCTCATCcaagagaggag tgagcCCGTCACGTCACAGCATCTCAGAGTGGAGGATGCAGAGCATAGCACGAGACTCCGACGACAGCTCGGACGAGGAGTTCTTTGACGCTCATG AGGATCTCTCGGACGGTGAGGAGGTCTTCCCAAAGGAGATTGCCAAGTGGAACTCCAATGACCTCATGGACAAGATTGAAGCcgcagacacagaggaaacttCTG GTGAGCTGTTCAAGGAAATGACCGTGGATTATGAAAGGGCAACCAGTGAGGAAAGACTAGATGAG GAGAGCTCGTCCCAGCAGTGCCTGCAGCCCTCCAAGATCCATGTGCTGATCTTGGTTCTGCATGGGGGGAACATCCTGGATACAGGCGGAGGGGACCAGAACAGCAAGCAGGCGGACGTCAACACGATTAGTACGGCTTTTGACACAGTCATGCGTGTTCACTACCCTGCTGCGCTGGGACGCATCGCCATCCGCTTGGTACCCTGCCCTGCCATCTGTGCCGAGGCTTTCTCCCTGGTGTCCAA CCTGAGCCCTTACAGCTATGATGAGGGTTGTCTGTCCAGCAGCCAGGACCACATCCCGCTGGCAGCTCTGCCCCTCCTGGCCACGTCTGCTCCACAGTACCAAGAGGCTGTGGCCACCGTCATCGTCAGAGCCAACCAGGTGTACACCGATTTTCTAAAGTCTCTGGATGGGTCTGCCTTCTCTGGCCAG GTATGCCTCATTGGGGACTGTGTGGGAGGAATCTTGGGATTTGatgctctgtgcagcagcaaTCAGACAGTAAACGAAAGCCAGAACAGCAGTCGCAGGGGCAGTGTTGTCAGTGTACAG GATCAGGACCTCCTCTCTCCTGGCATCATTGTCAACAGCGGGCACGGGTCATCTTCTCCGACCCTGGAGGGCAGCCGCCACCTCAGTCGCAGTAACATCGACATCCCTCGTGCTGGTGCAGGTGACGACACCAAGAGACAACTGCCACGCAAGAGAAGTGACTCCTCCACCTACGAACTggacacaataaaacaacaccAGGCCTTCCTATCTAG CTTACACTCCAGTGTCTTGCGGAACGATGCAGCTTCACGCAGGTCGAGCAGCAGCACTATGCTGGATGGAGGCTCCCTGGGGAAGTTTGAATTTGAGGTGTctgactttttcctctttggCTCTCCACTTGGCTTGGTACTTGCCCTGAGAAAGACTGTCATCCCTATGTTAGATG TGGCCCAGCTGCGACCCGCCTGTCAGCAGGTCTATAACCTGTTCCATCCGGCCGATCCGTCAGCCTCTCGCCTGGAGCCTCTACTGGAGAGGAAATTTCACCTTCTGCCTCCCTTCAACGTGCCCCGTTACCAACGCTTTCCCCTGGGGGATGGAAACTCTGCCCTACTGG CGGATGTTGTTCAGTCTCATGGTGGTGTCTTCATGGACAGTTCGTACCCCTCATCCCCCGTAACGGGCCCCCTCTCCCGGGGCCAGCGGAGGGCCAGTGAGGTCAGCATTGCCAGCCAGGTCTCAGGAATGGCAGACAGTTACACTGCCACCAACATAGCCAACA CCAAATCATGCCAATTTAGCCAATCCAAAAAGTTCAGCCTTTTGTCCCAGCTCGCCCTATCATCACAAAATAAATTCTTCCTGAAAAGTCCTCCTAAGTCTCGTAAGAAAGCAGTGGCTGGCCAGGCCGCAGAATCTCCTGATGCAGATCTAGGGGCAGAACTGGATGGTGAGGCAGACTGTAGTGAAGGTCTAAGTCCCACTGGCCAGTACGAGAACTGCCTGTCAGCGGGGCTGGACTGTGCTATATCTGATCTGGTCTCACTGGACTCCCAGGCTGAAGTGGATCAAG TTGCAGCACGGTGGTGGGGCACAAAGCGGCTGGACTTTGCCCTGTACTGCCCCGATGCTCTGACCGCTTTCCCCACAGTGGCTTTACCGCACCTCTTCCATGCATCATACTGGGAGTCCACTGACGTTGTGTCTTTTCTCCTGAGACAG GTAATGAGGCATGAAAACTCCAGCATCCTGGAGCTTGACGGGAAAGAAGTGTCTGAATTCACCCCCTCCAAACCACGTGAGAAGTGGCTCCGCAAGAGGACTCATGTAAAGATCAGG AATGTGACTGCCAACCATCGGGTGAATGATGCAGTGTTCACTGAAGACAGCCAGCAGGTTGTGACAGGTCGCTTCATGTACGGCCCCCTGGACATGGTCACTCTTGCTGGGGAGAAG GTTGACCTTCACATCATGACCCAGCCTCCATCAGGAGAATGGGTGTACTTCAACACAGAGGTGACCAACAGCAGTGGCCGTGTGTCCTTTATCATCCCAGAAGACAAGCGTCTGGGCATCGGAGTCTACCCAGTTAAAATGGTTGTCAG AGGTGACCACACGTTTGCAGACAGCTACCTGACAGTTATTCCACGTGGCACAGAGTTTGTGGTATTCAGTATTGATGGATCTTTTGCTGCTAGTGTGTCAATCATGGGAAGTGACCCCAAAGTGCGGGCAGGAGCTGTGGATGTTGTCAG GCACTGGCAGGATTTAGGCTATTTGATCATCTATGTGACAGGGCGTCCAGACATGCAGAAGCAGCGGGTGGTGGCTTGGTTGTCTCAGCACAACTTCCCTCATGGCATCGTCTCCTTCTGTGACGGCCTGGTCCACGACCCGCTAAGACACAAGGCCAACTTCCTCAAGGCCTTGACAGAG GCTCACCTGAAGATTTTTGCTGGCTACGGATCAACCAAAGACATCTCAGTCTACACCTCCATtggcctccctccctcccaaaTATACATTGTCGGCAGACCTTCTAAGAAGATGCAGCACCAGTGCCAG